The Aspergillus oryzae RIB40 DNA, chromosome 5 genome segment CCCCGAAATCCGCTCCACACGTCTCAGTTCAGCCTCATACCACGTCAATCTCTTTAGCTATTTAGCCCCTCAAACGCTCTTAATTCTTTCCCTGAGTTCTTTGTTACGCTCTGTATCAGCTAACGCGGTCATCCACCGTCACTTCCACCCAACCTCTTTGTCCACCATCGTGAAATTATGATAACACGAATACGTATCTGAATGCGCCAGAGGCGAACCGTCACCTATCCGACCATACAGCTCGTATAGTACCGTGTATTAATAGTCTCACTTCTACAACACTCTCATTGTCTATAACCAAATATTCAAGCATGGCCCCGGCTGGACCGAAACTTACTCCGGAGGAGCGGCGAAGAGGCGAGATTGTAcacctctcctcccttgCCTCTGCCCCACCTACTGACTGTCAACGCATAGGCGCTCAGCGATTTCGCAGAATACGCTGAAAAGCAGCAATCGCATCGCTCTGTTGCTCCTAGCGACAGCGGCTACTCTACTGCCAGTGTATCCCGAGTtcatgaagatcatgcagAGCTGGAGATCCTTGACCAGCTAGGATTGTCGGACACTCCGAAACCAACCAGATTAAAAGATTTGTTGTTGAATACTGGTGATCAACAAGAGGACAGTCTGCAAATACTGGGAAGCATTATACAGACACGCATCGATGAAGGTCATGGTGAAGCGATATTTGACGTGGGTATTGAGGATGGTGGTGAGTCCATGGGCTTTGATCTGACCCAATGGGAAACGGCATTGCAGCGCGTACAGGAGGCGGCGGGAACGCTGCCGGCACACTGCCGTATACTTGTCACCTACAATGTGGGAGGCCCTGAGGAATCCCAGGTCAGAAATGATCGAATGAAGGGTTCCTGCGGCAAGCTCCTCATCCGGCAGCCAGCAGAAACCGTGGAGGAAATGGCTGAGCTCCGGATAGTGGTTGTGGGAAACGTGGACGCTGGTAAGAGTACCATGCTCGGAGTTCTCGTAAAGGGAAACCTCGATGATGGTCGCGGTAAAGCTCGAGTCAACCTTTTCCGACATAAACATGAAATCGAGAGCGGCCGGACCAGCTCCGTCGGCATGGAGATTATGGGATTCGACAGTCGCGGAGAGATCGTAACCAGCGCTCAGGGCCGCAAACTGTCTTGGGAAGAGATAGGGAAACGGTCTGCCAAggtcatctccttctccgatTTAGCCGGTCACGAGCGATACTTGCGAACTACGGTCTTCGGCATGCTGAGCAGCAGCCCTAACTACTGCTTATTGATGGTTGCGGCCAACAACGGTTTGATCGGTATGAGCAAAGAGCATCTGGGAATTGCTTTGGCCCTGAACGTTCCTGTGATGATCATTGTTACCAAGATTGATATCTGCCCCCCACAAATTCTCCAGGAGACCTTGTCTCAACTAAATAAAATCCTCAAGTCTCCTGGCGCTCGCAAGATACCCATCTTTGTGAAAGACATGGATCAGACCATCAACACGGCAACGCAGTTTGTCAGCCAGCGGATCTGCCCTATCTTCCAAGTGTCCAACGTGACCGGAGAAAATCTGGAACTGGTACGGACTTTCTTGAACATCCTTCCCCATCGTGGCCACTACAATGCCGACGCGCCGTTTGAGTTGCTTATCAACGATACGTTCTCCGTGCCACATGTAGGTACAGTGGTATCGGGAGTGGCCAAGTCAGGGGTGATACACGCGGGTGATACGGTGCTTGTTGGCCCTGATTCACTTGGACAATTCACTACAACCACGATTAAGTCCATCGAACGGAAACGGATATCTGTCAATGCCTGCTTTGCAGGACAGTCTGGATCGTTCGCGTTGAAGCGTGTACGAAGGAAAGAGGTTCGAAAGGGTATGGTTGTTCTCAAGAAGTTGGACCAGCCTCCCAAGGTTTACCGGGAGTTCGTTGCGGAAGGTAGGACCACATGCTGTGTCACCTGTGTAGGGCTTACTCTGACTGGATCTAGTTCTCATTCTCTCTCATGCTACTACTATCAAGCCCCGGTACCAAGCGATGTTGCATGTTGGGGCCGTGAGTCAAACGTGTTCTgtcattgacattgaccgTCCCTTCATCAGAACGGGTGATCGTGCCCTGGTGGCTTTCCGTTTCGTGCAACGCCCAGAGTTTCTGGCGCCTGGAGACCGAGTACTTTTCCGTGAAGGAAAGACCAAGGGACTGGGTATTGTGAAAAGTGTTGGATACGATCCTAACAACCCTCTGAACCCAGAAGCTAAGGAGGCGAACACCAATTAAGAGTTTGCATACACGGTTGGGCGAGCGATCTATAGGTTTTGTTTGATCTATAGgttttgtttgattgatGTACAGCGTTACCACCACAGCGTGGACAGTGCTTgccttgttttttttttcttttttttttctttttttttttcttccttttctttctctttttcaattGGGTCATTTTTGCAAGGGCTTACATGGACAATGGCTGGGATTTCACTCAATACGTCAATTGTACATTCATGGAGTTGCTGACTCAGGCGGTGTCATCATTGAGGGTTCCAACGGTTCATGGTTATATCATGTCTAGGTGATTTGTCCAATGACTTCAATGGGAGCATGTGCATGCGTATTCATTTTacttttctgtttctattttttgTGTGAAACACAGGCCACTATTGGCTGCGAGGGTGGATTTGAGGCCTTGACTTTCAGGACAACCTCCCGTGGCGGGTGACGTCATCAGCCTACTCTAGCACGATGATGACATCGAACAGctgatctccttcaccatTGGAAACTTCTTGCGCTGATCGTCATCGAGCCGGATATCAGACTTCCTTTGTTTCACTGCCTCTGACGTACCGTGGGTGAAGGAAGAACTGATATATACCCCGTAGAAGACGCAGCCAAgtgatcaagatcatcaaaCTTTCTTATTACTACTTCACCAAGCAATTGACAAGCAATCTCTTCTAGTTCTTAGCTCTATTTAGCTCTACTTCCCCATACTTCTTTAAACTCAATTCCATTTCCACATTACGATCATGGAGCCCTTCGACAAAGCCTGGCACACAGCCGCCGATTCTCTCAGGAACGACTACCGGTCCTCTGAGCAGCAATGGACCCAGCACGGCGAGGAACCAATCTCTGGAATTCAAGGCAGAGGAACTGCTACTGATCCTTACGATGCCGGAAACCGTTCTGGTGAGTATCACAATGGACCACACGTCCCCCTGTATCGTTATATCGCATATACATATCTAACTAACATACCACCAGAGCAACCCGGCGCTCCCCAGACCAAAAAGAACACAGCTCTCGTGCCCGAGGCCCTCTCGTCAATTACTCCCGGCGACCGCTCCTCAAACCTTAAGTCCAGCACCAATAAGACAGCAAGTGGCCCAGCCGCTATGCAACCCGAGTTGAACCCCATCGGCGAAACCGCCGCAAAGTACGGTTCCCAGCCACACCGAGTCCCAGAACAGAGGAACCTGGGATCCAACCTTGACCACCACAGCCAGACCTCGGGTCTCAGTCACGGCCACCACGACAGGACCTCTGGACTTAACAAGGGTTCTTTGACGACGGGTGCTgaggctgccgctgctggtgTCGCTGGTGCCGGATCTGATTACAAGAGGTCCGCAGGTGGTCTCGGAGAGGCAACTTCTGCTCAGTCATCTGCT includes the following:
- a CDS encoding putative GTP binding protein (GTPBP1) (GTP-binding protein GP-1); its protein translation is MAPAGPKLTPEERRRGEIALSDFAEYAEKQQSHRSVAPSDSGYSTASVSRVHEDHAELEILDQLGLSDTPKPTRLKDLLLNTGDQQEDSLQILGSIIQTRIDEGHGEAIFDVGIEDGGESMGFDLTQWETALQRVQEAAGTLPAHCRILVTYNVGGPEESQVRNDRMKGSCGKLLIRQPAETVEEMAELRIVVVGNVDAGKSTMLGVLVKGNLDDGRGKARVNLFRHKHEIESGRTSSVGMEIMGFDSRGEIVTSAQGRKLSWEEIGKRSAKVISFSDLAGHERYLRTTVFGMLSSSPNYCLLMVAANNGLIGMSKEHLGIALALNVPVMIIVTKIDICPPQILQETLSQLNKILKSPGARKIPIFVKDMDQTINTATQFVSQRICPIFQVSNVTGENLELVRTFLNILPHRGHYNADAPFELLINDTFSVPHVGTVVSGVAKSGVIHAGDTVLVGPDSLGQFTTTTIKSIERKRISVNACFAGQSGSFALKRVRRKEVRKGMVVLKKLDQPPKVYREFVAEVLILSHATTIKPRYQAMLHVGAVSQTCSVIDIDRPFIRTGDRALVAFRFVQRPEFLAPGDRVLFREGKTKGLGIVKSVGYDPNNPLNPEAKEANTN